A genomic segment from Candidatus Korarchaeum cryptofilum OPF8 encodes:
- a CDS encoding asparagine synthetase A: MISLIFWSEDVPTMITREYIPVEPEALSGDIFRIVSHPIMQEVYRFRHIIARAVRDFLDKEGFVEFDPIMIGPVTDPGTRGAYEFRIPYYGREYRIMRSGILYKQLLAAAMEEGKVYFFYPNLRHEPLDAGKTGRHLVEFVQIDLEVRDADHLEVMKIAERLIKHVIDHLRDYEDRLRRIWEFFGSKRPFLPEISLPLRRMTHEEAVDILMEHARRGEVIEELEKRFNVKKPERRLSYKAEIPWEWEWYLSKINEQPFFIQDYPKGARGFYDREYPNRPGILMDFDLLAPEGHGELSSGAAREYDASRVFARMKESGENPELYKWYLEFLRDHGRPTAGFGIGMERLVKYICDLPSVHLARPAPKVPGVHSP; encoded by the coding sequence ATGATAAGCCTTATATTTTGGAGCGAAGATGTGCCCACTATGATAACGAGGGAGTACATTCCAGTGGAGCCCGAAGCTCTCTCTGGGGACATATTCAGGATAGTGAGCCACCCCATAATGCAGGAAGTCTACAGGTTCAGGCATATCATAGCTAGGGCTGTAAGGGATTTTCTAGACAAGGAGGGCTTCGTGGAGTTCGATCCGATAATGATAGGCCCTGTTACGGATCCCGGAACCAGAGGGGCCTACGAATTCAGGATCCCATATTACGGTAGGGAGTACAGGATAATGAGGAGCGGGATACTCTACAAGCAACTATTGGCTGCGGCTATGGAGGAGGGAAAGGTGTACTTCTTCTACCCCAACTTGAGGCATGAGCCTCTAGATGCCGGAAAGACTGGAAGGCATTTAGTTGAGTTCGTTCAGATCGATTTAGAGGTGAGGGATGCAGATCACCTGGAGGTCATGAAGATCGCCGAGAGACTAATCAAGCACGTCATAGATCATTTAAGGGATTATGAGGATCGCCTAAGGAGGATATGGGAATTTTTCGGATCTAAGAGGCCCTTCCTACCGGAAATAAGCCTCCCTCTTAGGAGGATGACTCATGAGGAAGCTGTAGACATATTGATGGAGCATGCGAGACGCGGGGAAGTAATAGAAGAGCTTGAGAAGAGGTTTAACGTCAAGAAGCCGGAGAGGAGATTGAGTTATAAGGCTGAGATACCTTGGGAGTGGGAATGGTACCTCTCTAAGATCAATGAACAGCCTTTCTTCATTCAGGATTATCCAAAGGGGGCTAGGGGCTTCTACGATCGCGAATATCCGAACAGACCCGGGATCCTGATGGACTTCGATCTACTGGCTCCTGAAGGACATGGGGAGTTATCATCTGGTGCCGCGAGAGAATATGATGCATCCAGGGTCTTCGCGAGGATGAAGGAAAGTGGTGAGAACCCAGAGTTGTATAAGTGGTACCTCGAGTTTCTCAGGGACCATGGAAGGCCTACGGCTGGGTTTGGGATAGGGATGGAGAGATTAGTTAAGTACATCTGCGATCTACCTTCCGTTCACTTAGCTAGGCCAGCTCCTAAAGTTCCGGGGGTGCACTCACCATGA
- a CDS encoding B12-binding domain-containing radical SAM protein, with amino-acid sequence MRVALVVPPTRSSLAEVLGVNGIPLGLAYLASIAREEGHDVAIFDFAAMNLDIESLKLKLREFDPDIVGISSTTPTIYDAYGIARAAKEINENSIVMIGGPHVTFLPIYTLRSCPQIDAVVRGEGEETFRESLKALEREFSVDSLKGIRGITYRSSSGEIKENQQRPLIRDLDSLPIPAYDLIDWDLYRVGKLRYGVIMSSRGCPFNCIFCSSSLQFGSIWRAHSVRRVVEELRLLREDFGIREIEFLDDTFTLNRKRAREICDEIVREGIDLSWSASSRVNTLDRETADSMRRAGAHTVYLGIESGTQRVLDFIGKGITVTQAVDAVKTALKSGLQALGSFVIGFPIERKEDIERTIGFAKSLGLKYAQFTVATPYPGTRLWDFALKNKLIATLNWRLYTTVNVVMRSFHLKMNQIQRMLLKAYLTFYLRPSYFLKDLLNPKGSVIRRALPSIMRAIRGLLRMEGNRYNYDEDLDDILKDLG; translated from the coding sequence ATGAGAGTAGCTCTAGTGGTGCCACCGACGAGGTCATCGCTAGCTGAAGTGTTAGGGGTGAATGGGATACCCCTAGGATTAGCTTACCTCGCCTCCATAGCTAGGGAGGAGGGGCACGATGTCGCTATATTCGACTTCGCGGCAATGAATCTAGATATCGAGTCATTGAAACTCAAGCTGAGGGAATTCGACCCGGATATAGTTGGGATATCCTCTACAACTCCAACGATATATGATGCTTATGGTATCGCTAGAGCCGCTAAGGAGATCAACGAGAACTCTATAGTGATGATAGGAGGGCCCCACGTCACGTTCCTCCCCATCTACACATTGAGGAGCTGCCCTCAAATAGATGCTGTAGTGAGGGGTGAGGGAGAGGAGACCTTCAGGGAGTCCCTAAAGGCTTTAGAGAGGGAATTCAGCGTGGATTCTCTGAAGGGGATCAGGGGAATCACTTACAGGAGCTCCTCGGGCGAGATTAAGGAGAATCAGCAGAGGCCATTGATAAGGGATCTCGATTCACTGCCGATACCAGCCTACGATTTGATAGATTGGGACCTCTATAGGGTGGGGAAGCTGAGATATGGAGTCATCATGAGCTCCAGGGGATGCCCCTTCAACTGCATCTTCTGCTCATCCTCCCTGCAGTTCGGGAGCATTTGGAGAGCTCACAGCGTGAGGAGAGTAGTAGAGGAACTCAGGCTACTTAGGGAGGATTTTGGAATAAGGGAGATCGAATTCTTGGACGATACTTTCACCCTGAACAGGAAGAGAGCTAGGGAGATATGCGATGAGATCGTCAGGGAGGGCATTGATCTGAGTTGGAGCGCTTCCTCAAGAGTCAATACTCTCGATAGGGAGACGGCGGATTCGATGAGGAGGGCCGGAGCTCATACGGTCTACCTCGGGATAGAGTCAGGGACGCAGAGAGTGCTGGACTTCATAGGTAAGGGGATAACAGTAACTCAGGCAGTTGATGCGGTGAAGACGGCCTTAAAATCAGGCCTACAAGCTTTAGGATCTTTCGTCATAGGCTTTCCCATAGAGAGGAAGGAGGATATAGAGAGGACGATAGGCTTCGCTAAATCTCTGGGATTGAAGTACGCTCAATTCACAGTAGCCACACCTTACCCCGGAACCAGGCTCTGGGATTTCGCTTTAAAGAATAAGCTCATAGCCACACTCAATTGGAGATTATACACGACAGTAAATGTAGTTATGAGGAGTTTCCACCTCAAGATGAATCAGATTCAGAGGATGCTCCTGAAAGCTTACCTAACATTTTACCTCAGGCCCAGCTACTTCCTCAAGGACCTCTTGAATCCGAAGGGCTCTGTCATAAGGAGGGCCCTTCCCAGCATTATGAGAGCGATAAGAGGTCTATTAAGGATGGAAGGAAACAGATATAACTATGATGAAGATCTGGATGACATTTTGAAGGATCTCGGCTGA
- a CDS encoding tyrosine-type recombinase/integrase produces the protein MEEIIEAALAGLSNSSKRKYRVVFSSFLSMTPLVEAKPIHVRIWASRRESHVKRKTLKQQLYMLSRLFRIAGREDLSEEARSLAKEIRSPAPPPKVDEDLIRTYGEIEKLIEGAKPIVRAAIMMLAETGMRVGELVSLKWDDLDLGNRRALVKGKGDKSRYVYFTERTERFLRELERRGSRVFPVSDRTVRRWVSQLLKTHPHAVRHAFAVWFLSSGGSPRVLQHILGHSNLRTTEIYLDISQSLVEREYRLIVERSSRSTF, from the coding sequence ATGGAGGAGATAATAGAGGCAGCTTTGGCTGGCCTCTCGAACTCCAGCAAGAGGAAGTACAGAGTCGTATTCTCATCATTCCTAAGCATGACTCCCCTGGTTGAGGCTAAGCCCATACACGTCAGGATATGGGCATCGAGGAGGGAATCGCATGTGAAGAGGAAGACATTGAAGCAGCAGCTTTATATGCTCTCTAGACTTTTCAGGATAGCTGGGAGGGAAGATCTGAGTGAGGAGGCCAGATCGCTGGCCAAAGAGATAAGATCTCCGGCTCCTCCCCCTAAGGTCGATGAGGATCTGATAAGGACTTATGGGGAGATAGAGAAACTGATAGAGGGAGCTAAGCCTATTGTGAGAGCTGCAATAATGATGCTGGCTGAGACGGGGATGAGAGTTGGGGAACTAGTATCCCTGAAGTGGGATGATCTGGATCTCGGGAACAGGAGGGCATTAGTTAAGGGGAAAGGGGATAAGAGCAGATACGTATATTTCACCGAGAGGACGGAGAGGTTCCTCAGGGAGCTGGAGAGGAGGGGAAGCAGGGTATTCCCGGTGAGCGATAGGACTGTCAGGAGGTGGGTCTCCCAGCTCCTCAAGACGCACCCGCATGCAGTGAGGCACGCTTTCGCAGTATGGTTCCTCTCGAGCGGGGGCAGCCCGAGGGTGCTACAGCACATACTCGGCCACAGCAACTTGAGGACTACGGAGATATACTTGGATATCTCCCAGAGCTTGGTCGAGAGGGAATATAGGTTGATAGTTGAGAGATCCTCTAGATCTACGTTTTAG
- a CDS encoding flavin reductase family protein — MKEVRDFYLLLHPRPAYVIGSGRWGERVNFMAASWVSPVGEEPPSLIVALGKESLTLELIEIYGEFTVNVIPISLVEELYYVGSRSGRDEDKSRVFKAERGEKVSAPIVKDSLGVLECKLMNEVELGDVKLVIGEVLSAKADERFFNERTGWDFKKISIPLHNWGRGFFKVGEFVMAKGKG, encoded by the coding sequence ATGAAAGAGGTGAGGGACTTCTACCTTCTGCTCCACCCTAGGCCCGCTTACGTGATAGGTAGCGGGAGATGGGGGGAGAGGGTAAACTTCATGGCAGCGAGCTGGGTATCTCCAGTCGGGGAGGAGCCCCCTTCTCTCATAGTAGCCTTAGGGAAGGAATCCCTCACATTAGAGCTGATAGAGATTTATGGGGAGTTCACAGTAAACGTGATCCCCATATCCCTCGTGGAAGAGCTCTATTACGTTGGTAGCAGGAGCGGGAGGGATGAGGATAAGTCGAGGGTGTTCAAAGCCGAGAGAGGGGAGAAGGTCAGTGCCCCCATAGTGAAGGATTCCTTGGGGGTCCTGGAGTGCAAACTCATGAACGAAGTAGAGCTGGGTGATGTTAAATTGGTAATAGGAGAAGTCTTATCGGCTAAAGCCGATGAGAGGTTCTTCAATGAGAGGACTGGCTGGGATTTCAAGAAGATCAGTATACCCCTGCACAACTGGGGGAGAGGGTTCTTCAAAGTGGGCGAATTCGTCATGGCTAAGGGGAAGGGCTGA
- a CDS encoding TlpA family protein disulfide reductase: MLKYAALIPILLVAVALPIILQPLMLSATDFEADIYGGGTFRLSDFKGKVVVIVVAQTSCPHCKEFLPALSKAWKSDSELMSGKYVVAVVMLDPAHPLSATGVSEDKKAFDSFSPPSGWILLPEAWHSIEVFGIKYTASVVIVDKQGNVVEKVEPQDHPKIDEMVSYTIMKVKESGAEAKVLRFSFSAPRLAFIGDTVTLQGEVQPPSVGVNVTIIRPDGEEINVRPRVIGNGQFSVDFTPDMEGTWVARASSLSETREVRITVLPNKPRGIESYDVVYGTHDERAGKIINQNAKSSKSLPNDNVVLLGGPKANPFVPEFNSIAGVSMILKGKSAKLFIGSKEYDLSVTFGKEDYAVVYWLRWEGRFVVVGEGFTRFGTLAASLFMKNTKLEKQLYLIHWKDLNGDGDVSYDEIEVLMTLEKI; this comes from the coding sequence ATGCTGAAGTACGCGGCCCTCATCCCGATATTATTAGTGGCAGTGGCCTTACCCATCATACTACAACCTCTAATGCTCTCAGCGACGGATTTCGAGGCCGATATATATGGAGGGGGGACCTTCAGGCTCTCAGATTTCAAGGGGAAGGTTGTAGTGATAGTAGTGGCTCAAACGAGCTGCCCTCACTGCAAGGAATTCCTACCAGCCCTATCGAAGGCCTGGAAGTCGGATAGCGAGCTAATGAGCGGAAAATACGTTGTAGCTGTTGTTATGCTGGACCCAGCTCACCCTCTCTCAGCTACTGGCGTCTCTGAGGATAAGAAAGCCTTCGATTCCTTCTCCCCTCCCTCGGGATGGATCCTCCTCCCCGAGGCCTGGCACTCCATAGAGGTCTTCGGCATCAAATATACCGCATCGGTAGTGATAGTAGATAAGCAGGGGAACGTAGTAGAGAAGGTAGAGCCGCAGGATCATCCTAAGATAGATGAGATGGTATCCTATACTATCATGAAGGTTAAGGAGAGCGGAGCCGAAGCTAAAGTGCTCAGATTCAGCTTCTCAGCCCCCAGACTAGCTTTCATAGGCGATACCGTGACCCTCCAGGGGGAGGTCCAGCCACCATCGGTAGGGGTCAATGTTACGATAATAAGGCCCGATGGGGAGGAGATAAACGTAAGGCCGAGGGTGATCGGGAACGGTCAGTTCTCAGTGGATTTCACGCCAGATATGGAGGGGACCTGGGTAGCCAGGGCTTCCTCCCTATCGGAGACGAGAGAAGTTAGGATAACGGTGCTCCCAAATAAGCCGAGGGGTATAGAGAGCTACGATGTCGTCTACGGGACTCACGATGAGAGAGCTGGCAAGATAATAAATCAGAATGCTAAAAGTTCTAAAAGTCTGCCGAATGATAATGTAGTGCTTTTAGGAGGCCCTAAAGCTAATCCCTTCGTCCCTGAGTTCAATTCGATAGCTGGCGTCTCCATGATCCTCAAAGGTAAATCTGCAAAGCTATTCATAGGATCAAAGGAGTACGATCTGAGCGTGACCTTCGGTAAGGAGGACTACGCTGTTGTGTACTGGCTGAGGTGGGAGGGGAGGTTCGTCGTAGTGGGTGAGGGCTTCACCAGGTTCGGTACGCTAGCCGCTTCCCTCTTCATGAAGAACACTAAGTTGGAGAAGCAGCTCTACTTGATCCACTGGAAGGATCTGAATGGGGATGGGGATGTCAGTTACGATGAGATAGAGGTGCTTATGACATTGGAGAAGATCTAA
- a CDS encoding winged helix-turn-helix transcriptional regulator — MPSDEIEKNEELTEKFLREIQNIRFLLGESPIRNIDKKVVLGRVEGSSCPRIGVIDEGDLIIVDMNLSTDEIDAIMKREAFINFLPEVDFPQIYDLAWFYSGHLGLWSKCPSRARLRTLPIYRSPEDFLSINPKNALDVIRSVTKSLISLWKEGREITLRKFLELLMAARGYPYIHMSKKEKRVLSSILYTLIHEGEAKIEKLSIKSGLSLATVSRAVRELVNKGVIVGPYVLYLSRLGLSTYLMELRDPGDEEIRFLDEFPFTYSAFITSSDTYYVNLLIPHQIELIFKNLRGSGIRFGKRVALSFDMMQDPLISPELVLERMIDGYYSAKETPEEMKELTSPRKPLIPLDKKDLLALKEIDERGRVSRDQLRGMGLPNPAERFSKYRKAGIVVKGYFPTGLGMGEGIVFRIDVPFKDSLRVKGAFSRVCSVIMSFTEGDLNGVTGVALVNGEIIGPLMRAAKILFRERLELMEPAIAAGPSSWQVPVDLWNEEKQEFEFDIRSFMEVFSDRIKGS, encoded by the coding sequence GTGCCCTCAGATGAAATTGAAAAAAATGAGGAGCTAACGGAGAAGTTCCTCAGAGAGATTCAGAACATCCGATTCCTATTAGGAGAAAGCCCTATCAGGAATATTGACAAAAAAGTTGTTCTAGGGAGGGTTGAAGGATCTTCATGCCCTAGAATAGGTGTTATTGACGAAGGAGATCTTATTATTGTCGATATGAATCTATCGACTGACGAGATAGATGCTATAATGAAAAGGGAGGCCTTTATCAACTTCTTACCTGAGGTGGACTTCCCTCAGATATACGATCTAGCATGGTTCTACTCAGGTCACTTGGGCCTCTGGTCCAAGTGCCCCTCGAGAGCTAGGCTGAGGACCTTGCCCATCTACAGATCCCCGGAGGACTTCCTCTCGATAAACCCTAAGAATGCGCTAGATGTCATAAGGAGCGTCACGAAATCTCTCATAAGCCTCTGGAAGGAAGGGAGGGAGATCACCCTAAGGAAGTTCCTGGAGCTCTTAATGGCAGCCAGAGGGTATCCATATATACACATGAGCAAGAAGGAGAAGAGGGTCCTCAGCTCAATATTATATACTTTGATTCATGAGGGGGAGGCGAAAATAGAGAAACTCTCTATTAAGAGCGGCTTATCTCTAGCCACTGTATCGAGGGCTGTGAGAGAGCTAGTCAACAAGGGCGTAATAGTGGGACCTTACGTACTCTATCTCTCTAGGCTGGGCTTATCTACATACTTGATGGAGCTTAGAGATCCGGGAGATGAGGAGATAAGATTTCTCGATGAATTCCCGTTCACTTACTCGGCTTTTATAACTTCGAGCGATACATATTACGTTAACCTACTTATACCTCATCAAATCGAGCTTATATTCAAGAATTTGAGAGGATCAGGCATTAGATTCGGTAAGAGGGTAGCTTTAAGCTTCGATATGATGCAAGATCCTCTAATAAGCCCGGAGCTCGTCTTAGAGAGGATGATAGATGGCTACTATTCTGCCAAGGAAACCCCTGAGGAGATGAAGGAACTAACTAGTCCGAGGAAGCCGCTGATACCCTTGGATAAGAAGGATCTCCTCGCGCTCAAGGAGATAGATGAGAGAGGTAGAGTATCCAGAGATCAGCTCAGGGGCATGGGTCTACCGAATCCAGCTGAGAGGTTCTCTAAATACAGGAAGGCTGGGATAGTAGTGAAGGGCTACTTCCCTACGGGCTTAGGGATGGGAGAGGGAATTGTATTTAGGATAGATGTGCCATTTAAGGACTCCCTCAGAGTTAAAGGTGCGTTCTCAAGAGTTTGCTCGGTCATAATGTCCTTCACTGAGGGTGATCTCAACGGAGTGACGGGAGTAGCTCTAGTCAATGGGGAGATAATAGGACCTCTAATGAGAGCTGCTAAGATACTCTTCAGGGAGAGGCTCGAGTTGATGGAACCAGCTATAGCGGCAGGACCATCCAGCTGGCAGGTACCTGTGGATCTATGGAATGAGGAGAAACAGGAGTTTGAGTTCGATATAAGGAGCTTCATGGAAGTTTTCTCAGATAGGATTAAGGGATCCTAA
- a CDS encoding NAD(P)-dependent oxidoreductase — translation MREEDFYEIARPRGEMDWIERYRGWNIAAVGWGLAPTASKLTRADLTLASSPIFSNGYLSELNNPYDDFGSAVNAAMRLNLKLKDELAIVSDVATGMRGVFQYYPGDRIQTNPSGDELILVADNIPKDLDRELEPYGEVSRDWNRLEDATVLIIRTDRKLDADDFSRAPMLKLIITATHGLDHIDIEEAKRRAVIVERAPVRARAVAELALGIILALARGIAYSDRKMRGLEWVKGRVRGFELAGRRVGVISMGIVGREVAEVLKGIGMHVDYYDRYRTGGRSLERLLRESDIVVLTSPLTEETRGLIGRREIAMMKDGAILVNVGRGELLDLDVALEALETGKLGGLGLDVYPREPPFGDEAFERLRNMDNVILTPHLGGSSEEAERRIVSEVLGIMGKWFGRRSEISRDISALGSLNPI, via the coding sequence TTGAGGGAGGAGGACTTCTACGAGATAGCTAGGCCCAGAGGGGAAATGGATTGGATCGAGCGTTACAGGGGATGGAATATAGCTGCGGTAGGATGGGGCTTGGCTCCTACAGCATCTAAACTGACTAGGGCTGACCTGACACTGGCTTCCTCCCCTATTTTCAGTAATGGCTACTTATCTGAGCTCAATAATCCATACGATGACTTCGGGTCCGCAGTTAATGCTGCCATGAGGTTGAATTTGAAGCTGAAGGATGAGCTCGCTATAGTATCCGATGTAGCCACTGGCATGAGAGGAGTCTTCCAATATTACCCCGGGGACAGGATTCAGACGAATCCATCTGGCGATGAGCTAATACTAGTGGCTGATAACATTCCTAAGGACTTAGATAGGGAGCTAGAGCCTTACGGAGAAGTTAGCAGGGATTGGAACAGGCTTGAGGATGCCACTGTCCTCATAATCAGGACCGATAGGAAATTAGATGCAGATGATTTCTCTAGAGCGCCTATGCTCAAGCTGATCATAACTGCGACGCATGGCCTCGATCATATAGACATTGAGGAAGCTAAGAGGAGAGCAGTAATAGTTGAGAGAGCTCCTGTTAGGGCTAGAGCTGTAGCTGAGCTCGCTCTGGGCATCATACTAGCTTTAGCTAGGGGGATAGCTTACTCAGATAGGAAGATGAGGGGGCTGGAGTGGGTTAAGGGGAGAGTGAGGGGATTCGAGCTCGCTGGAAGGAGGGTTGGGGTTATATCCATGGGTATAGTTGGCAGAGAGGTTGCTGAAGTGCTAAAGGGGATAGGGATGCACGTAGATTACTATGACAGGTATAGGACGGGAGGAAGGAGCTTGGAGAGGTTACTCAGGGAGAGCGATATCGTAGTACTGACATCCCCCCTCACTGAGGAGACTAGGGGCTTGATAGGCAGGAGGGAGATAGCTATGATGAAGGACGGAGCTATATTAGTCAACGTCGGCAGGGGGGAGCTGCTGGACTTAGATGTCGCCTTAGAAGCTCTAGAAACCGGTAAACTCGGAGGGCTAGGTTTGGACGTATATCCTAGGGAGCCTCCCTTCGGGGATGAGGCTTTCGAGAGGTTGAGGAATATGGATAACGTCATCCTCACACCTCACTTGGGAGGGAGCAGTGAGGAAGCTGAGAGGAGGATAGTATCTGAAGTATTGGGGATAATGGGCAAGTGGTTCGGGAGGAGATCCGAGATCAGTAGGGATATTAGTGCCTTAGGATCCCTTAATCCTATCTGA
- a CDS encoding protein-tyrosine phosphatase family protein: protein MHKVIKMKKPRNFSFIDEFVAGSALISSKEEVEWLYANGFRTVISLVEPNEEVRESMEELGIENLLFPVEDFEAPPIEVLARIVEILRERGRRGERVLVHCFAGCGRTGTLLACYLISKGMRPDDALSYLSSKRSCSLESQAQYNALWHYYSYVSRSDRLGQHYYGEYTDQMQR from the coding sequence ATGCATAAAGTGATTAAGATGAAGAAGCCGAGGAACTTCTCATTCATAGATGAGTTCGTCGCCGGCTCCGCCCTCATAAGCTCGAAGGAGGAGGTGGAGTGGCTATATGCTAACGGATTCAGGACTGTGATTTCATTAGTGGAGCCCAATGAGGAAGTTAGAGAGAGTATGGAGGAGCTCGGGATAGAGAACCTGCTCTTCCCAGTCGAGGACTTCGAGGCCCCTCCTATAGAGGTCCTAGCTAGGATCGTTGAGATCCTGAGGGAGAGGGGAAGGAGGGGCGAGAGGGTCTTAGTCCATTGCTTCGCTGGTTGCGGGAGGACTGGAACTTTGCTGGCTTGCTACCTTATATCCAAGGGGATGAGGCCCGATGATGCCCTCTCCTATCTGAGCTCTAAGAGGTCCTGCTCCTTGGAGAGCCAGGCTCAGTACAATGCTCTCTGGCATTACTACTCCTACGTGAGCCGTTCAGATCGCTTGGGCCAGCATTATTATGGAGAATACACCGATCAAATGCAACGATAA
- a CDS encoding CopG family ribbon-helix-helix protein, producing the protein MKRRFGISIPEDLLDKLDSLSRELMVNRSSLIREMIEESIEDRSHLLTPHECTGILLVVSRGSEDAGRVLEKYCKCIISRSHHHSEDCCVDINFVRAKSEEILKLERELRRIKGVSERYIPLSCIK; encoded by the coding sequence GTGAAGAGGAGGTTCGGTATATCCATCCCGGAGGATCTCTTAGATAAGCTGGATTCCCTCTCGAGAGAGCTGATGGTGAATAGGTCCTCGCTGATAAGGGAGATGATAGAGGAGAGCATAGAGGATAGATCCCATTTACTCACCCCGCATGAATGCACCGGGATACTTCTGGTCGTCTCGAGGGGATCAGAGGATGCGGGGAGGGTCCTGGAGAAGTACTGCAAATGCATAATATCGAGGAGCCATCACCACTCGGAGGATTGCTGCGTGGATATAAACTTCGTTAGGGCGAAATCCGAGGAGATACTTAAGTTGGAAAGGGAGCTGAGAAGGATTAAGGGGGTCTCAGAGAGGTATATACCGCTCTCATGCATAAAGTGA
- a CDS encoding metal ABC transporter permease, with amino-acid sequence MLWTTMELIDPRWFIVISLSSIVFAVMSSMVLSRRMLFLAGSLPHSALLSALLSIIIERTLGLPSQVGSLIMSVALISLFSLMISRGLKTDVATAIFLSMTVSLTAISLYYILTKFPIAGSVWSYLVGDPLLVTWEDVIYTTIISSITLIMIIPFLKEHALIGIDRDFAKLSGVKVSFYDAIAVISLAIGVVGMLRVVGFILEHVMILLPGVIAASIARSYRSFLIYAFIISLMGGLGGLALSIMTSLAPSGCIGLLMLSFYILAIRRGR; translated from the coding sequence ATGTTGTGGACTACCATGGAGCTTATTGATCCTAGATGGTTTATAGTAATCTCCCTCTCATCGATAGTATTCGCTGTGATGAGCTCAATGGTCCTCTCCAGGAGGATGCTCTTCCTAGCTGGCTCCCTTCCGCATTCAGCCTTACTATCAGCTCTACTCTCCATAATAATCGAGAGGACGCTGGGCCTCCCTAGTCAAGTGGGATCCCTCATCATGAGCGTGGCCCTTATCTCCCTCTTCTCCTTAATGATATCGAGGGGCCTGAAGACTGACGTAGCTACAGCTATCTTCCTATCGATGACGGTCTCCCTCACAGCGATATCCCTCTACTACATCCTAACGAAGTTCCCTATCGCTGGGAGCGTCTGGTCGTACCTCGTCGGAGATCCCCTGCTCGTCACGTGGGAGGATGTGATCTACACTACGATAATCTCCTCAATCACTCTGATAATGATAATCCCGTTCCTGAAGGAGCATGCGTTAATAGGGATTGATAGGGATTTCGCTAAGTTATCTGGAGTCAAGGTCTCCTTTTATGACGCTATTGCAGTAATCTCCCTAGCCATTGGTGTAGTTGGGATGCTTAGGGTAGTTGGGTTCATTCTAGAGCATGTGATGATACTCCTCCCCGGGGTAATCGCCGCATCTATAGCTAGAAGCTATAGGAGCTTCCTGATATACGCTTTTATAATTTCCCTAATGGGTGGTCTGGGTGGCCTCGCCCTGAGCATCATGACTTCCCTAGCCCCTTCCGGATGCATAGGCCTCTTGATGCTCTCATTCTACATATTAGCGATCAGGAGGGGGAGATAG
- a CDS encoding metal ABC transporter ATP-binding protein: MRVEVEGLRAHYGNEVLFDGESFELSGPGLILVIGPNGAGKTTLMRSLLGLVRIDGKVFINGVDVTGRPERAGKFVGYVPQIGPQDLAVPISVIELLSSSLRSKLPRGYERLREIIDLLGLREVLNLPFSSLSGGQRQRVLLARALAPDPPILMMDEPISSIDPAGRETIIDLILDLSKGKLLILSSHDPALFANHSKEVIALNKRIVSIGPPGDVLNEKVMREVYGRSLILVERCLHVVDYHGAY; this comes from the coding sequence ATGCGCGTAGAGGTTGAGGGGCTGAGGGCTCACTACGGTAATGAAGTGCTATTCGATGGGGAGTCATTCGAGCTGAGCGGACCCGGATTGATATTAGTGATAGGGCCCAATGGAGCTGGAAAGACCACCCTCATGAGATCATTGCTGGGGCTCGTGAGGATCGATGGTAAGGTTTTCATAAACGGAGTAGATGTCACGGGGAGGCCTGAGAGAGCTGGTAAGTTCGTGGGATATGTCCCGCAGATAGGACCTCAGGATCTGGCCGTACCCATCAGCGTCATAGAGCTACTATCCTCATCTCTGAGGTCAAAGCTCCCTAGAGGATATGAGCGTCTCAGGGAGATTATAGATCTCTTAGGGCTGAGGGAAGTATTGAATCTCCCATTCTCGAGCCTCAGCGGTGGGCAGAGGCAACGAGTCCTTCTGGCCAGGGCTCTAGCACCGGATCCACCGATACTGATGATGGATGAGCCCATCTCATCCATAGATCCCGCCGGCAGGGAGACGATAATAGATCTCATACTGGATCTATCTAAAGGGAAGTTACTGATCTTGAGCAGCCATGATCCAGCTCTTTTCGCGAATCACTCGAAGGAGGTGATAGCCCTGAATAAGAGGATAGTATCGATAGGCCCTCCCGGGGATGTCCTCAATGAGAAAGTAATGAGGGAAGTTTATGGGAGGAGCTTGATCCTAGTAGAGAGGTGTCTTCATGTTGTGGACTACCATGGAGCTTATTGA